The Microcoleus sp. FACHB-831 DNA window CGCGGATTTTCTTTGGACTTGAGAGTTAAAAAATTACTTGCCGAAGTGACCCGTCGTGTGAAATAATAGAAATTTGTGTCTAACGCTATCCCAACCGTTTTAGTAGAATTATGGCAGCCAAGAAGGGCGTCCGGCTAATTATTACCTTGGAATGTACCGAGTGTCGCTCAAACACAGCGAAGCGATCGCCCGGTGTTTCCCGCTATACAACCACCAAAAACCGCCGCAACACGACGGCGCGACTGGAACTGAATAAGTTCTGTGCCCATTGCAACAAACACGTACTACACAAGGAAATCAAGTAGATGTTAGTTGGTCTCTAGCCCTTTGCCCTTAGTTAATTGGCTCGCGATCGCTAACAACTCATATTTCAGACGCGATGAATCGCGTTTCTACAACTCAAAAAACGAAGCTAAGAACTCCAATGACCTACTATCGTCGTCGCCTTTCCCCCATCAAACCCGAAGACCCCATTGACTACAAAGATGTAGAGCTGTTGCGGAAATTTATCACAGAGCGTGGTAAAATATTGCCGCGTCGCATTACTGGTCTAACAGCAAAACAGCAAAGAGACCTGACCGTAGCCATTAAGCGTGCCCGCTTGGTAGCGTTATTACCTTTTATAAATGCAGAAGGATAATTAGCCTACACGCCGCCATCGGCTAGGGTAGTTGACCGAATTCCCAGTCGATAGGCAGGCTGACCGCTCGAAGTTAAACTGAATATAGTTTGTATGCTAAGACAGCTACCGGGGAACGCCAGAACTTGTGGAGAAAGGAACGCTCATTGAATTTCGACTGCATGGAGACAGGCGTCTTGCAGTTGCTGACCGTCAAGAGGGCAAAACGCATTGGATTGTGGTAGACGATCGCGGTCAATCGCACACACTCCACCCCCGGAACATTACTTATGAAGTGGCGGGGCAAAGTTATAAGCCGTCGGAAATTCCCAGCTTCTTAAAAGAAGTAGAGCAATATATAGACCCGTCGAGTCTAGAGGTAGCATGGGAAATATTGGTTGAGGATGACGAATCAGCGACGGTGGCAACTATGGCCTCGCTGCTGTTCTCAGATCAAAGCCCGCCTGTATGCTACGCTGCTCACTGCTTGCTGTCCGACGATAAAATTTATTTCAAAAAAAAGGCGGACCACTACCAGCCACGTCCCGCAGGGATGGTAGGTGAAATTAGACACCAACTGGAAGTGGAAGCGCAGAAGCTAAGAGAGCAGCAAGAATTTTTGACGCGCTTGCAGCAAAAAATAGCTGGTGAGGCAGTGGAGTGGCAGGATAGCGATCGCCACAAGTTGGAAATATTTGAAAAGTGTGTCCTCAGCCCAGAATTTGCTTCCAAGTTTGTTCAGGAAACTTTAGCCGCACTACAACGTCCTCAGAATCCTGAAGGTGCCAGAGAATTCCTGGTAGATCTAGGATGGTGGAGTCCTCACGAGAACCTGTTTCTGCGGCGCAGTCAAATTCCAGTTCACTTTCCTCATAAGGTAATAGAAGTGGCGCAGCGCTGCCTGGATATCCCGCCCCCTACTGAAGACCCGAATCGCTTGGACTTAACTCATCTAAAGGTATACACCATTGATGATGAAAGCACCCAGGAAATTGACGACGGCTTAAGCGTGGAAAATACTGCTGATGGGCGTCAGCGTCTTTGGATACATATTGCTGACCCCACCCGTCTGCTTAATCCTGGGGATGAACTCGACCTAGAAGCTAGACGCCGCAGCACTACGCTATATCTCCCTACGGGGATGATTCCGATGTTTCCACCTGCGTTGGCGACGGGGCCAATGAGTCTGGTTCAGGGTAAACTTTGTTGTGCCCTGAGCTTTGGCGTAATTTTGGATGAAAATGGTGGAGTAGCCGAGTACACCATTCATGCCAGCACGATCAAACCGACATATCGCCTCACCTACGAAGATGTAGATGAGATGCTTCAGCTAGGGATTGAGGCGGAACCGGAGATAGAGGCGATCGCGAAAGCTGCTCAACTTCGCTGGAAATGGCGACAGTCTCAGGGATCGATTAGCATCAGCATGCCGGAGGGGTTGATCAAGGTAGAAGGTGATGAAATCACCATTAATGTATTAGATGACTCGCGATCGCGCCAACTGGTGGCGGAGATGATGATCCTCGCTGGTGAAGTCGCGGCGCGTTACGGCCAAGCCCACAATCTTCCCCTGCCTTTTCGCGGTCAGCCTCAACCAGACCTGCCCTCGGAAGAAGAACTTTTGCAGCTACCCGCTGGCCCAGTCCGCTTCTGTGCTATGCGTCGCTGCATGCCCAAGAGTGAAATGGGGATTACACCAGCTCGTCACGCCGGATTGGGATTAAATACTTACACCCAAGTTACATCTCCCATCCGCCGCTATACCGACTTGCTGGCTCACTTCCAAATAAAGGCTCACCTGCGCGGCGAACCTCTGCCGTTTTCAGCAGCAGAGTTGCAAGAAATCATGTTGAGCGTGACTTCGGCGGCTTATGAGGCAACTTTGGTAGAACGGCAAACCAATCGTTATTGGGCGTTGGAGTATCTGCGCCGTCATGCGGATCAAGTGTGGCAAGCGCAGATGTTGCGCTGGTTGCGAGAAGATGACAGATTGGGGCTGATTTTATTAGAGGATTTAGGTTTAGAGTTGGCCATGTCCTTCAAGCGATCCATCGCGCTAGGCGATCGCTTGGAAGTACAAGTCAGCCACGCCGACCCTCGCGGAGATGCGATCAGGTTCCGAGAACTGGTTAATCAACAGGCTCAGGCAGCAGCTACCTAGCAAGTAAAAGTTAAAAAGTAAAAATGCAAAAGCAAGAATAAATTTATTCTTGCTTTGTCTTTTTCGGTCAAGGGGCGCTATTTCATCGCCCAGAGGCTTTCTGGAAATTGACGCGATGGGTTAGCGATCGCAGTTGTGGTTACGCGATCGCCCTTGTCAGCTATATGACAGACGCCGAAAGCGCATATTACCGGACAAGGCTCGGCTGACGGCGCCTGATGTAAAACTTGAATTAACTGCCATTTCCTTATAGAACCAAAAACTAAATAGTTAAAGGATGGTTGGACGGCTAGTTTTGGGCTAATCCAGGCATAATCATTAGGTTGCAGACATGAAACCTTTTCTGACTCCACCCCTGGCTGTGGAGTGTAGAAATCCAACAGCAAATGCGTCTTACGGTTTTTGCTGTTCATAGAATCTTCGAGGACAAAATCAATTGGCTGCGACTGGAGTATTGAGGCTATTGCTGGTAGCCGCACAAAAGCCTTCAGGTCAGAGTTATAATCTCCCCACTCACCTGTCAACCCCAGCATCCCCGCACCCAGCCAAGAACCAATTAACCAAGCTGCTAGCCACTGACGGGCTGACATTGGTAAGTCTTCCATTCGACGACGACGCAGCCACACGATTAGCAGCATTCCCCAGCCCAATCCTACAGCTAGGGCAATAGCCGCGTAGGGTTGAATTTCTGCCAAATCCACGCCTGGAAAGCTTACATTAGCAGCAAGGGCAATAAATACTGTTAAACCAGCTAAGAATAACACCCAGGCTAAACCGCCGAATCCATAACTTAATGTTGCTAGCAAACGATTTTGGGCGCGATCGCGTTTGACATAGATATTCAAAAGCCAATCAAAGGCGATCGCCGCAAGTAAAGCCATAAATGGCAATAGCTGCAACGGGTAGTAGCGGGTGCGAGTTTTAAAGAGGGTTAACTCAACAAATAAAATCAGGGGATAGCCTACCAAGATTGGCCAAGCGTGTCTTGTCCGCAGCAAAGCGTTTACCTTAGCATTACGCCACGCCAGCACTAAGCCGATGAGGGCAAACAAAGCCCAAGGGAAAGCATTAGCAGGAATGTTCCACAGGTAATACAGCAGGCCATTTCCCGCATACTCGTTATCGCTTAAATGGACAAGCTTACCTATCAGTCTTTTAAAAGGTAATAGTCCATAGCGAGATGCACTTACCCACAGCCATAGAACAGTGGGAAGAAAACCTAAAAACAATCCCAGATAGAGCCAAGGATTGGATAAATGGCGGTGACGATGATGGTGGAAAATTAGATAGGGCAACAGCGCGATCGCGGCGGGAACGATCATAAACCCTTTAGCTAAAAAGCCCAGCCCTAGACTAAAGCCTGCTAAAGTTACCCAATATCGACGGTGCTGGACGTGCCTTTCTGCTTGCAAAAATGCCCAGATTGCTAACAGTTCTAAAAATACTAGGAGAGCATCCTGAGTTCCCAAACGCCCGAATTGTACCCAAAGCGGTATGACGCTGAGAATGGCAGCGCCTAACAATGCCAGACGTGGATTTAAAAGAATGCAGCCTATTTTGTAGGTCAACAGCACGCTAAACAGACAGGCGATCGCGCTTGGTAATC harbors:
- the rpmG gene encoding 50S ribosomal protein L33 → MAAKKGVRLIITLECTECRSNTAKRSPGVSRYTTTKNRRNTTARLELNKFCAHCNKHVLHKEIK
- the rpsR gene encoding 30S ribosomal protein S18; the protein is MTYYRRRLSPIKPEDPIDYKDVELLRKFITERGKILPRRITGLTAKQQRDLTVAIKRARLVALLPFINAEG
- a CDS encoding ribonuclease catalytic domain-containing protein, which produces MEKGTLIEFRLHGDRRLAVADRQEGKTHWIVVDDRGQSHTLHPRNITYEVAGQSYKPSEIPSFLKEVEQYIDPSSLEVAWEILVEDDESATVATMASLLFSDQSPPVCYAAHCLLSDDKIYFKKKADHYQPRPAGMVGEIRHQLEVEAQKLREQQEFLTRLQQKIAGEAVEWQDSDRHKLEIFEKCVLSPEFASKFVQETLAALQRPQNPEGAREFLVDLGWWSPHENLFLRRSQIPVHFPHKVIEVAQRCLDIPPPTEDPNRLDLTHLKVYTIDDESTQEIDDGLSVENTADGRQRLWIHIADPTRLLNPGDELDLEARRRSTTLYLPTGMIPMFPPALATGPMSLVQGKLCCALSFGVILDENGGVAEYTIHASTIKPTYRLTYEDVDEMLQLGIEAEPEIEAIAKAAQLRWKWRQSQGSISISMPEGLIKVEGDEITINVLDDSRSRQLVAEMMILAGEVAARYGQAHNLPLPFRGQPQPDLPSEEELLQLPAGPVRFCAMRRCMPKSEMGITPARHAGLGLNTYTQVTSPIRRYTDLLAHFQIKAHLRGEPLPFSAAELQEIMLSVTSAAYEATLVERQTNRYWALEYLRRHADQVWQAQMLRWLREDDRLGLILLEDLGLELAMSFKRSIALGDRLEVQVSHADPRGDAIRFRELVNQQAQAAAT
- a CDS encoding glycosyltransferase family 39 protein; its protein translation is MAHDEGIYALHAKAIVNLGDWIRPGGTFSYDRTLGIQWLIAASYMLFGISEDSARLPSAIACLFSVLLTYKIGCILLNPRLALLGAAILSVIPLWVQFGRLGTQDALLVFLELLAIWAFLQAERHVQHRRYWVTLAGFSLGLGFLAKGFMIVPAAIALLPYLIFHHHRHRHLSNPWLYLGLFLGFLPTVLWLWVSASRYGLLPFKRLIGKLVHLSDNEYAGNGLLYYLWNIPANAFPWALFALIGLVLAWRNAKVNALLRTRHAWPILVGYPLILFVELTLFKTRTRYYPLQLLPFMALLAAIAFDWLLNIYVKRDRAQNRLLATLSYGFGGLAWVLFLAGLTVFIALAANVSFPGVDLAEIQPYAAIALAVGLGWGMLLIVWLRRRRMEDLPMSARQWLAAWLIGSWLGAGMLGLTGEWGDYNSDLKAFVRLPAIASILQSQPIDFVLEDSMNSKNRKTHLLLDFYTPQPGVESEKVSCLQPNDYAWISPKLAVQPSFNYLVFGSIRKWQLIQVLHQAPSAEPCPVICAFGVCHIADKGDRVTTTAIANPSRQFPESLWAMK